From Pseudobythopirellula maris:
GACACAGCTAGCGGTCGGTTCCCGGGTGGAGCGCGACGCCACCGGCTCGGTGGTCATCAGCTGCGGCGGCCAAGCCAACCACGCCGAGCTGTGCGACTTTCTTGCCAGGGTTCACCAAGGCCCGCGGATCGCCACGGTCGGCTCGCTGACGGTCTCTGCGAACGACAATCCACGCCGTCATTCCTTCGAAATCCAATTCAACCTGCATTACCGGATCAAACCACGCGATACAGAGAGTACGGAGGATCTCCTATGAGCGCTTTGAAGCCCAAGGGGGTCGGCCTCACCCGCGGACGGCTAGCACTGATTTCGGTGCTGTCGAGCGTATTGATGTACGTGCTCAAGCCGCTGGTGATGCCCGAAAAACCGACCGCAAGCGCGAGGCCCGCGCCGCGGGCGACCGCCTCCTCACCGAACAACACCGAAACGACCGACACAGCCGACCCGATGACCGATTGGCCCCCTCGCCGTTGGCCCGACACGCCGCTCGACAAGGCGGCGGCGCACGACCCCTTCCACAGCCCCCACGTGGCGGCTGCGTTGGGCGCCACGCGCGTAGGAGCATTGGCCGGAGGCGGACAGGGCGACCCGGCCGAGGAGTTGCAAGGGGCCGATTCGACCGTGCTGCTGATCTCGGGCGGCGAGAGTGTCGCCCGAATCGGCGACGAGGAATACCGCGTGGGAGACCTTTTCGCGGGACGCGAGATCACGGCGATCACGCCCCGCGGGCTGGTTTTCGAACCGCAAGACTGAGGACTAATCCGCTTGGCCAATCCCACCCGATCGAGCACGCCGACGCCCCCCCGAGGGCGCCGTGTCACACGCCGCTTAAGCGTGCGGATCGGGACGCTGTGCGCGCTGGTGGCGATCGCGGCGAGCATTCTCGGCGGGCCGGCGTTCGGCCAATCGACCCTTCAGCTCAGCCCCCCGGGCCAACCCGCGCTGGACCTACCCGGGGCCAGCCCCCAGAGCCCGAGTCCCCAGAGCCCGAGCCCCACGGCCATCAACGTGGTCCAGCGGCTGCTCGAGCTCGGCGGCGTTGGCGCTCCTGACCAGCTGCCCGCGCCGGGCCCCACCGGGCCGAACTCGGCCAACGCCCGCACGCCCTCGGACCAGAGCGAAGCGGTCCCCACCACGCCGCCGAACAACGATGTGAAGCTCAGCGAGCAAGACGGCATGATCTCGCTCGTGATGCGCAACGGCTCGCTCCGTCACGCCGTGGCCCTGGTGGCCGAGACGCAGGGGCTCAACCTCGTGTTCGCGGGATCCTCGGACACGGCCGTGACCGCCTCGTTCGATCGCACGCCGTGGCGTGACGTGCTCGACACGCTGATCACCACTTCGGGCCACGCCTGGATGAGCCGCGGCGATATCCTGATCGTCACCTCGATGGAAGACGCCGCCCAGATCGCCCCCCACGCCGAGGGCCGGCAGGTGATCGTCTACGAGCTCGACTACATCCGCGCGACCGACGTGGAGACCGCTGTCAGCGGGTTGCTCTCGCCGGCCGGCAGCTCGTGGATCACCCAAAGCATGCCGGACGACAACCGCGCGAGCCGCGAATCGATCGCCGTGGTCGACTACGCCGGCAATCACCAGCGGATCGCCGAGTACTTGTCGCAGGCCGATGTGCCGCCGCGCCAAGTGATGCTCGAGGTGCAAATCCTCGAGGTCGAACTCTCGGAAGACGACAAGCACGGCGTGAACTTCCAGAACATGGCGAGCTGGGCGTCGGCCAACGTGACGGCGGGGACCACCGGCCTGATGACCGAGTCCGCCTCGTCGGCCAGCCCGATCAATTCCACCTCGAACCCGACGTTCTTCGTTGATATCAACGGCGCCGGCCTGGACGCGATCATCACGGCGATCAAGCAGACGGCCGACACCAAAACGCTCGCCTCGCCGAGGCTGCACGCCCTGAGCGGTCAGGAAGAGCGGATCCACATCGGCCAGCGGCTCGGCTACAACCTGACCGGCCAAGCGATCAACGGCACGACCCAGCCGAACACCGAGTTCTTGGAGGTCGGCGTCACGCTCACCGTCACCCCTCGCATCACGCAGGACGGCCAGGTCATGATGCGAGTGAAGCCCGAGGTCTCGACCGGCGCGATCAACCTGCTGACCAACGCCCCCGACGAGGACACGACGGAAGTCGAAACCGACCTGCTCGTCAGTGACGGCCAGGGGGTCCTCATCGGCGGTCTGATCCAAGAAACCGACGAGAACCGCCAGTCGAAGGTGCCGTGGCTGGGCGACATGCCCTACGTCGGCGGCCTGTTCCAGCGACGCGAGACCGTGCTCCGGCGCCGCGAGATCATCGTCTCGCTCGTGCCGCACATCTTGCCGATGCCGGCTCACATCCAGCAACGCTACGACTTCGACGTGATGCGATCGCGCGAGCCGCTCACGCAGGGCGCCATCTGCAAGTACCCGCGGCCGTACGAGCCGAGCATGCCGGACCGAGCGCGCCACTGGCGCCGCGACGGCGAGATCAAGCTCGCCAGCCGGCAAGAGCTCACACGCTTGCCGCCGGTCGCGTGCAGCGAGTCGTACGAGCCGCCCGTTTTCGACGAGCCACAGCGGCTGCCCGAGATGGCCCCCCCCGCCTCGTTCTCTCCCTCGCTCGAGACGCCGGCGATGTTCCAGCCGAGCAACGAGCGAGCGACGCTCCCCAGCGTCCGTTAGGACACGTCGACCCAGAGCGAAGGATCGCCCGCCACACCGCAAGCGAGCCCACGCGATGGTCAATCGAATCGAGGTCCCCGACGATTTGCTCTACCTGGTCGAGAAGCGCAGCGGCGAAGAACGCCGCCGCGAAAAGGAGGCCGATCCGCCGGCCGAAGCCCCCCCCGAGGACGAAGCCCCCGCGCCGCCAAGCGGCCAGGAGCGTCGGTTCAGAACGCGGCGATCGGAGTGACGCCGGGCGCCCACGCGGCGCCCCAACCACCGGCGCCCCAACCGGAAGCGTGGAAACGCGAGTCGCCCGCTCGCCGGGCGGGCCTGGGGCCGGTGGTTTCCCAGCGGCCGTAGCGGTCGCCTGTCTCTTGCTCCAGCAGGTCGCGAAGCGGGCCGATCGATCGGAGCGGCGCGGCCGAACTCGCGGCGAAGCTCCCCTCGCCCCACAGTCCGAGGTCGACGCTCAGCAGCCCGACGCTCGGCAGCGAGGCGTCGCGGTCGTGCGAACCACGCCGCCACGGCAGCCGGAACCACGCCACGCCGCCCCCGTCGCAGGGCGACCAGTCGGCCGCGGCGAAATTGAGCGACCAGCTCTCCACATCACGCCACCGCCAGCGTTGCTCGCCCAGACGGCGCACGCGGGCGCGGAGCGAAGCCCGCAACGAGCCACGCTCAGCAACGGGCAGACCACGCGAGCCACGCAGCGCCACGCCCACCTCGTAGCCGTCCGGTTCGACATCGCGATCGAGGTTCACGAGGCGCACGGCAACGATCTCGGCTCCGACCGGCCGGTCGCTCGCGCGGTAGTAAGTTTTGTGCGATCGGGCGGCCGCAGCGGGGGGCGAGTCGCCGGCGGGTAACTCGTAAACCGACTTCGGTCCCTCGGTCGCGTGGGCGGCGGCGTCGCCGCGGACCCCGTCGAGGTCGACCGCCTGGCCGTCGCGGCTGAGCCGCGTGACCTCGTCCCAGCTGTACGAGGTGGCGATCACGATCCCCTCGCTCTCACGTCGCAGCCAGAGCCGCGCGGCGTCGGTGCGGTCGTCGAGCTCGCCCCGGGCCACGAGGCCCGAGTCGGTGGTGAGCGACCATTCCTCGGCAGAAGCCGCGAACGGAGCCGAAAGGGCGATCAGCAGGGCGGTGGCGGCGAAGCGGGTGGCGTTCTTTTGCTGGCGGATGTTCATCCCTCCAGCATGATCAGAGCGCGGCGCCTCGCAAAAAAATCGCCGGTCAGCCGCCGCCTACGAGACGCCCCGGGTGGGGTGACGCGGGTTATGCGGATCGCAAGCCGTCACTCGCCGGGGGCTACTCGGCGGCTTTGATGCGCAGGTTCCGCCAGCGGACCGTTTTGCCCACCAGTTCCGGGTTGCCGCCGATCGAGTGGACCTGCAGCGCGATGAAGCCCGAGGCGGTCATGCCGTCGGTGAGGTCGGCCGCGGGAACGCCGTTGATCCAGGTGCGGAGGTGGTCGCCCTCGGCCTCAATGCGGTAGTGGTTCCAGCCGGTCGGGTCGAACGCCGCACGGGCCTCGGCGTGCTCGTCGCCCTCGAGCTTGGCGAGCCAGCCGCGGCGGGCCTCGTCGTAGATGCCCGCCGACCAGGCGCGCTCCGACGGGTCGATCTCGACCTGGTAGCCGTGGACCCGGCCGGCCGGGATGCGCATCGACTTTTCCTCACCGTCGTTGCCGGCGACCGTGACCGTCTGCGGCTCGTCGAAGCACTCGCTGCGGATCTGCACGCCGGAGTTGAGAGGCGGCTCAACCTTGACGTCAAACTCCAACACGAAGTCGTCGTACTGGCGGTCGGAGCAGAGAAAGGTGTTGGGGGTGTGCGGCTTGCTAACGCCAACGATCGCGTCGCCCTCGACGTGGTAGCTCGCCTCTCCGCCGCGCCTGGTCCAGCCCTCGAACGTCCCCCCCTCGCCCTCCTCGTGCGGGGTGTAGTCGCCCACCGAGATCAGCGGCGCGAAGCCGTCGTTGTCTTGCGCAAGACAGGCGGTGGTCGCAGAGAGAAGAAGGCCGAAGGCGGCGCAGAGAATCGCGGCGGTGCGGGGCATGGCTAGTGGGGGCCTGAAGGGGGACAAGAATGCGGGATCAGCTTCGAACCCCCATCTTACCCCAAGCAGCCACGGATTTCCGTAGGCTGCCTCGCACATCCGTCGCCAACTCTCACAGCTTCCAGAGCAGGAGCACCGAGTAATTGAGATTGTGCGGGTGGACACCGTCCGGCTCGCTGTCGTACCGGTCGGTAGCCGAGATCTTGAGGCTCACGTTCGACGGCACGGTGAGCTCGATCTCCATGCCGATGTCGGAGATCACACGGTACGCCCCGAAGTCCTCGAGCTCGGGAAAGTAGTCGACCTTGGCGTAGAACTTTTCCGTCTCGGTCAACTTCTGGTTGTAATCGAAACCGAAGTTCGCTTCCGGGACCCACGCGTTGTCGAGGCCGCCCACCTCGCGCGAGGCGCCGGCGCCGATGCGCGTGGATAGTTCGACCCAGTCTTCGTCGAGCAACTGGTAGCCGAGACCGGTGTTCAGGTTGAAGTTCAGGTCGAACGTTTGGAACTCATCGTAGAACGTTTGCGACATCGCGAAGATGCTCCACGGCGACGCGTCGGAGAACATCCAGTCGTAACGCATGTCCAGCAACGCGTTGCTCTGCGTCTCGACGCCGTTCGACGTGGTTTTGTTGTAGTAGAGGCTCGAGTTGAGCTTGTAGTCGTCGCCCTTGCGTTTGACGTAGCCGCCCGTGCGGATGCTGAGCGATTCGCTCGTGCCGCTCGAGCCGTTCAGGCCGATCTCGTAGCCGGAGTCCCAGGGCGTTGGCCCGAACCAATAGGTCGGCGAGTACCACTGGACCTCTTGGGCCGGCTCGGCGATGGCGGTCGATTCGGGCGTCTCGTCGGCCGGTTCGGCCGCTTCAGAAACTACGGGCGTTTCCACCACGCTGACGGTCACGCTCGCTTCGGCCGGCGCCTCGGGATCGCTGGGCCCGGCTACCGGGACGAGCTCGACCGGGGGGGCCGTGGGGATCGTTTCCGACGCCCACGGCGCAGCGGGAGGGGCGAACAACGTGGGTGCGGCGGCCGGTGGAGCAGGCGGTGGAGTGGCTTGCCCCATCGCCACGTAGGCGGCCGCGCCGCTCGCCGTATCCGTGTAAGGGGTCGCGCGGTAGCCGGTCTCGGGGTACGCGCTGGCAGGCGGCTGGTCTGCTAGCTGCGGCTGATAAGCAACCGGTGTGACCGCCTGCTCCGCTGGCAATTCTGCAAGCAACTGCGCGTAGGGATTCTGGGCGTTCGCGGCGCTCGGCCACGACACCGCCAACACGAGCAGCGTGACGGCGATGGAGTTATTGCGTGTTGGGTGTTGAGACTGCATCGCTCGGTGGATTGGGGCCATCGTGCCAGCGACGCCGGCGCAAGCACTCCCAGGGGAGCGCAGCCGGGCGCGGCGGGCTAAGTACCAAATCACCAGCGGCACGACAAGACGGATGCGAGACCGAGCGATTTGCAGCCATCGCACGCCCGGAGCCGGCGGCCTACGAGATCGGCAGCACGCCGTCGCCCTTGGCGATCACCACGATGCCGTTCTCCGTGACCGTGAAGCCACGGGCTCGGTCGGCGTCGTGGTCGTAGCCGATCTCCACGCCTTCGGGGATCTCGACGTCTTTGTCGATGATCGCGCGGCGGATCTTCGAGCGGCGGCCGATGTTCACGCGCGAGAACAAGATCGACTCCTCGACCGAGGCGTAGCTGTTCACCCGGGCGCCGTGGCCGATGACGCACTTGACGGCCTTGCCGCCCGAGAGGATGGCGCCGCTCGAGACGATGCTGTCGACCGCCTCACCGCGACGCGGGCCCGCCTCGCCCTGGTCGTTGTCGAACACGAACTTGGCGGGCGGCAGGTTCGGCTGGAAGGAACGGACCGGCCAGTGGTCGTCGTAGAGGTTCAGCTGCGGTTCGACGTTGGTGAGCTCGAGGTTCGCCTCGTAGTAGGCGTCGATCGTGCCGACGTCGCGCCAGTAGGCGTCGCTCTTGCCGTTCTCGTCCTTGAACGGGAACGCCATCACTTTGCGGTCGGCGATGTTCGCCGGGATGATGTTCTTGCCGAAGTCGTGCGCCGAATCGGGCAGCGCGGCGTCCTTGCAGAGCTCGTCGAACAAGAAGTGGGAGTTGAAGACGTAGATGCCCATCGACGCGAGGCAGTGGTCGGGGTCGCCGGGCGCCGGCTCGGGGTTGGCCGGCTTCTCCTGGAACCCGACGATGCGGTTCGACTTGTCGACCTGCATCACGCCGAACTGGGTGGCCTCCTCCTTCGTGACGCGCAGGGCGCCGATCGTCAGGTCGGCCCCGCTCGCCTCGTGCGCGGCGACCATCTTCTCGTAGTCCATCTTGTAGATGTGATCGCCGGCGAGGATCACCACGTGCTTGGGACGCTCTTTCTCGAGCGTGTAGATGTTCTGGTAAACGGCGTCGGCGGTGCCCTGGTACCACTTCTCGTCGATCCGCTGCTGCGGCGGCACGACGTCGACAAACTCGCCCAGCTCGCGGCAGAAGTAGCCTCGCCAGCCGAGCGTGATGTGCCGGTCGAGGCTCATCGCTTTGTACTGCGTGAGCAGCAGCACACGCCGGATGCCGCTGTTCAGGCAGTTGGACAGCGTGAAATCGATAATCCGGTAGCCGCCGCCAAACGGCACGGCCGGCTTGGCCCGGTCACGGGTGAGCGGCTCGAGTCTCGAGCCTTTACCACCGGCGAGCACCACAGCAAGAACGTCCTTCATGGCCGTCGCATCCCCTCAGATCCGTCGAAAAGGCGCCCCCCCATAGGTGTTAATACTCAGGGAAGAGCGTGCAAGAAAAAGAGCCTCTTGGCAGGCGATGGGTTCGATTCTATCGGTTCTCGCCGCCGACGGACAGACGGCTCGCGCCGCGCCGTTTCGGCGCAATCGGTTGGCGGGGCGTTGGTTGCGCCACGGCCAGCCGCGCCGAGGCGTTCGGCCTCCCCAGGCCTTGTGGCTACGCCCCCTAGCCGAGCGGCGCAGGGGTCACGATTTATTCGCATGATCCTCACACGATCCTCACGTTCGCTGTTGATACTCGCTCGCGTTGAAACAACACCAAGCGGACAGGGGATCGGCGCCGGCACAACCCATGTCGCTTTCAACCTGCCATTCGGCGCCGATCCCTTTTCGCACAATTCGACCGTCGACCGCAGCTCACGAAAGCGTTCCGCACTCCGGGAGGATCCGAAGCACCGTGCAAGCAACCGACAACCAAATCGACCTCGACGACTCCAGGGTCGTTGAGGAAGCGTACAACGCGGGCGAGTCTCGCCGCATTGACTATCTCCCTTCCCCCGGCGAAATCGCCCACGCCTGCGCGTCGATCCGTTCGGGATGGACCGGCAGCGAGCGCCGCCGGCGGTTCATCGGCAAGGACCTGCCGGACGACCCGAACGCGGCCTGGGCGCCGCCCGTGGTCGACACCTCGTATTTCCGCTTGGCCAGCGCACGTCGCTACGAAACGGCGAGCTGAGCCCCGCGGGGCCGACTCGCCGAGAGCAGCTCGGCCAGCGATTGGAGCGCCGCAACAGGCTCTCCGCCCGACGGCGCCGCGATCGCCTCGGGGGGGTGCTCCCACAACCGCAGCGTCGCCTTGCAGCGCGCGGTGCGGTCGTCGGGCGCGACCCGCACGAGCCCCGGCGGCGGCGGCTGCTCGGCCGCGCTGATTAGGGCGTTCGATCCGGGGCTCGCCACGACGGGAGTCCCGGCAGCGAGCGACTCGAGCACGGGCGTGGGCTGCGCCCGGCGCCGGGCGCACCACAGCATGTCGCAAGCGCTGAGCAGGGCGGGCCAGTCGTCGCGCGGACCGACGAACACTATTTCGTCGGCCACGCGCAGCTGATGGGCGAAACGCCGCAACGCGCCGAGCTGCGGCCCGGCGCCAACGACCAGCAGCCGCACCTCGCTGGTGAGCCGCAGCAGGTCGATCGCCCACAGCAGCTCCTTGAGCCGCTTGCCCGGTTTCAACGGTCCGACCGCGGCGATCCATTTCGTCTCGGCGGGCGCGCCCAACTCTTCGGCGAACGCGTTGCGTCGTGTTCGCTTCTGCTCGACCGTGGCGCCCGGCGCCGCCACGGTGTCGGCGTGCAGAACGACCCGCGACGGCTCGGAAGAGAGCTCCCGCCAGGCGGCGACGACAGCCTCCTCGGGCGTCACGACGGCGTCGGCCGCCCCGGCTATCCGCGCGGCTGTGCGGGCTCGACGCCACGAGGCTCGGCCGGGGCCGCCGCGTGCGCAATGGACAACCCGACGCACTCCCGCCCCGCGTGCGGCTCGCAGGCCGTAGCGTCCGGCGTCGAGGTCCCAGGTAACCACCGCGTCGGGCCGCCCGCAGCGCGTTGACAGGAGCAACCGGGTGTAGGCGATCGGGTCCGACCCGAACCGCTGGCCAGCCAGCTCCACGGCGACGCCACGGCTAGCAAGCCGATCGGCGACCGGTCCCAACCCACGCAGCGCCACGACACGCGACTCCCAACCGGCCGCGGCGAGCGCTTCCGTTTGCCGTTCGAGTTGGGTCGTCGCGCCGCTGTACGCCAATCGCGTAACGACGTGGAGCACTTTGGGCATCGGCGTGGCGCCTCCCTGCGGACACCCCCTCCCCCGTAGAGGAGGGATGAGGTTAAGCCGCCTTCGCTTTGACGGGCGCCTCGACGTGGCTGAAGTTGGGCTCGCGGCCCTCGTACGCACGGTACAGGTCGAGGATCGCCTTCTTGAGCGTCTCGGCCGACGCCGGCTCGGCCGACTGCTTGGTCTTCATCGCCGCCACGATCACCGCGTGCGCCGCCTTGAGCTTCTTGCCGTACTCCGGGTCGTCCGCCTTGATCCGCTGCGCCATGAAGTACTGGGCGATGATCTCTTGGACGTTGCTCGCGTGGTCCTCTTTGGTCGAGACCCAGCGGGCCAGCTGGTTGTGGCCGTTCGCGTCGTGCGTGCCGGAGAGCTCGCCGATTTGGGCGATCGCCTTGGTGATCGTCTCGGTGTCTTCGAGCATTTCCTGGAAACGCCGCTCGTCGCCGTAGATGCCGCAAGGCACCTGGCAGTGGGCCGTGGCTTGGCGGGCGGCCGCGGACATCGAGGAGGCCGCCAACACGAAGAGAGCGATACGCATCGCGTTTTGGGTGGTCATCTTGCTGCCGTTACTGGTTAGGAGGTAGTCGGATTGAACGACGCCGGGACAAGCGGACGTCACGCGCGACATCTGACGAATGTAGACGAGCCGCCTCTGAGCGGCAAACTGGGCAGGGGCCGCCAACCGGCGCCCCCTAGGAGGCGTAATCCCCCGCCCCAGAAGGGGGTGGGAGTGCGACCGTCCGCGAGATTCGGTCGATTGCCGTAAAGTTGCCTGAAAACGCATTGAATCCGCCCGTTCCCGGGGCGAACAATAACGCAGTCGCACCACGTAGGAACAACGTCCGTGGACGATTCGGCCCTCAACTTGCTTATCACCGGGCGAAGACGAACGCACCCATCGGATGCGAAGCTGCGTTGCGAAACAGCGACAGGCACACGGAACAAGCGGCGATCGGCGTCGCACCTAGCGGATCTCGCCACGGAAAGAACGCCTTTTAGAGGCGGCGTTCGGCGCGGTCTGCGTTTGAGACTGTCTAGCCATGTTATTGCTCAGCCCCATCACGCCCTTCCTACGGCGTGGCTCGCTTCGCGGCGGTCGCGCCAGTGACCCTCACTCTCCGCCTGCCAGTTTGTGGCGGTTCGCCAAATCGCCTCAGCAAGAGGCCCGGCTGGCCGGTTCGGCTGGCCACGGTATGGCGCTGGGTGGGGTCCGCTCGCCGACAACGTCCGCGCCGACGCTCCTGCCGGGAGACCTGCTGCGTGCCGCGGCGCGGCTCACAACGCTCGGCGTCTATCTGGCGCTGCTCGCCGCCGGGGCGGTGACTTTGGGTGGTTGGCTGCTGTCGGTCCTGGGCGTGGCGGGGGCGGCCGCTTCGATCGGCTGTTTGTTGTTGCTGAGTGGCTATTACGTCTCTTGGATCGACGAGTTGGTTGGCGTGGCGATCTCGACCGTTGGCCTGCTTCTGCTCGCCCCGTCGATCGCCTTGTGGAAACTCGCGCTGCTCGCCCTGCCGCCGATGCTCTTCTTGGCGAGCACGCTGCGGCGCCGCGGCGACTGCAAATAACACGGCCGCGGGGCTTGCCGCATTCACACGCTCTCGCCCGCCAGCGCGCCGGTGGCGAACGCGGCGGTGAAGTTGTAGCCGCCGATCGGGCCGTCGAGATCGAGCACCTCGCCGGCGAAGTGCAGCCCCGGCGCCAGTCGGCTCTCCAAGGTCTTGGGGTTCACCTCGGCGAGCGTCACGCCGCCGGCCGTCACCTCCGCCTTCTTAAAGCCGAGCGAGCCGCTCAGCGCGACCGGCGTCCGTTTGATCGCCTCGATCAGCCGCGATCGCTCCCCCTTGGCGAGCTCCGCCAGGTTGCGGTCGCGCGGCGTGCGGGCGTGGTCCAGCAGCGCCTCGGCGAGCCGCTTCGGCAGCCACTCCGACACGAGCCCCAGCACGCCGCGGCGCCCCTCGGCGGCGGCGTTATCGGCGATCTGATTCGTCAGGTCTTCTTCGCTGCTGGCGGGGAGGAAGTCGCACCGCAGCCGCCAGCCGCCCGCTTGGGGGCGCTCGGTCACGGCGCGGCTCACGTCCATCACGGCTGGCCCCGACAGGCCGAAGTGGGTGAACAGCAGCCCGCCGCGCCGCTCGGCGAGCGGCTTTTTTTGATCGTCGCAAACGACGCTCACGCGAACGTCGTCGAGCGTCACCCCTTTGAGCTCCGCGAGCCATGGCTCGGCCGAGGTGAGCGGCACGAGCGACGGCCGCGGCTGCACGATCGTGTGCCCGAAGTGGCGGGCCCAGGCGTAGCCGTCGCCCACCGTGCCGCACCCCGGGTAAGACTGCCCCCCGACGCAGATGATGAGCTTGTGCGTTCGCAGCTCTCGCCGGGCGGTCCGTACGACGAAGCCGTCGTCGCGGCGGTCGACTTCGAGCGCCGGCTCATCGAGCGCTAGCTCGGCGCCGCTGCGGGCGAGCATCGCGAGCAGCGTGCGCTGGACGTCGAGCGCGCGGTCGCTCACCGGAAAGACCTTGCCCGTGGCCTCGACCTTGGTGGCGAGCCCCTCGCCCTCGAACATCGCGACCAGCTCGTCCGGCCCCAACCGCCCGAGCGCGGGGTAGAGGAACCGCTTGCCGGCGCCAAACGCCTCGGCGATCTCGCGCCGGTCGCAACTCTGCGTGAGGTTGCAGCGTGTGCCGCCCGACATGAGGATCTTGACCCCCGCCTTGCGGTTCTTCTCCAGCAGCAGCGTGCGCCGGCCGCGCAGGGCCGACCGCTCGGCGGCCAGCAGGCCGGCGGCGCCGGCGCCTAGCACGATGGTGTCCCAGGGAGGGTCAGGCATCGGGGTATTCTGTCAGTATATGGTGGGACACGGAGGTGAGATCCAGTAGTATAGATCCATCTCATATGGGTAGTTTTCAAAGTATTAATCGAAGAATGCCGCCATAATGTCCCTTCGTCTGACACCCGCCATCGGCTCCTTGATCTGGTTCCTGTGCGCTGCGGTCGCCATGGCCGAATTCACCGTTAGCGGGGTGATCGATCCGCAAACCGCACCGACTAATCCTTGGTTTTGGGAACTCGATGAGACCTTGTGGGTCGGAGGCCGTGAGGACTTTTACTACTATAGCTACCCCAGCCCAGACCCGAGAGCGAGCGTGGTTGTGGATGGCGGTTCGCTGTTAGCCACCCGTAGCTTGATGATTGGCGCTGCCCCGGGCTGGATCGCCGAGATGACCATAACGGGCCACGGCACTAAGGTGGCGACCGAATGTTGTGGAAGCCGAAATGGCGATGTCGTTGTCGGTGGTGAGGGGAACGGTCGCTTGTTGGTGGATGATGGGGCTTGGTTGCATTTGAGCGACGGAGCCTCGCTGCAGGTTCACGACCGCGCCGAGATCCGCGGCGACACCACTTTGGTTACGCTCGACGGCGAGATCATCCTGTCGGGGCTCGGGACGGAGTTGGTTGTCTCAGACGGCGCCAAGGTTCGCTCGGTTGGCGGCAATTCTTCCAACCTCTCGATGTATGACTACAGCAGACTCACCATCACAGGCCAAAACTCCGTTCTGGAAGTCGATGGCGCTTTCGAGATCGGCTCCGAACACCAGTTACTCGTCGGGGCTGGCATCGCGATCGAAAATGGCGCTGCATTCTACTCTTACAGCAATAGCCCTTCGGTGATCCGGTATGGCTCGGAGCTATCGCTCGACGGCGGAACGGTCTTCAACCAACAAGATCTCACTCTCGCGGGAACGTTAAGCGGACACGGCTTGGTTACGGCTCACAAGAATTTCTTGCTGGAAGTCGGCCAAACAGGCCGCATCGAAGCTGGCGTCGATGAAACACTCGGGCTTGTGAAACGAGTGCATAACGAGGGGGCTGCTTTCGCCAAGGGAGGGGAGATCGCTTTCCACGACGAGTACACCGGCTACGAAGGCTCTGAAATCACTCTGCAGGAAGGCGCCGTCCGCTT
This genomic window contains:
- a CDS encoding BaiN/RdsA family NAD(P)/FAD-dependent oxidoreductase → MPDPPWDTIVLGAGAAGLLAAERSALRGRRTLLLEKNRKAGVKILMSGGTRCNLTQSCDRREIAEAFGAGKRFLYPALGRLGPDELVAMFEGEGLATKVEATGKVFPVSDRALDVQRTLLAMLARSGAELALDEPALEVDRRDDGFVVRTARRELRTHKLIICVGGQSYPGCGTVGDGYAWARHFGHTIVQPRPSLVPLTSAEPWLAELKGVTLDDVRVSVVCDDQKKPLAERRGGLLFTHFGLSGPAVMDVSRAVTERPQAGGWRLRCDFLPASSEEDLTNQIADNAAAEGRRGVLGLVSEWLPKRLAEALLDHARTPRDRNLAELAKGERSRLIEAIKRTPVALSGSLGFKKAEVTAGGVTLAEVNPKTLESRLAPGLHFAGEVLDLDGPIGGYNFTAAFATGALAGESV